One Diospyros lotus cultivar Yz01 chromosome 1, ASM1463336v1, whole genome shotgun sequence genomic window carries:
- the LOC127794878 gene encoding 3-ketoacyl-CoA synthase 12, with product MDILMLFLYMVPLSYLLFRLVKIVERRRHQCCYILDFECYKPGDDRKLSTDFCGEVMKRTKNLGLDEFKFLLKAVVGAGLGEETYAPRMVFEGRESCPTFDDGITEMDEFFHDNIQKLLERSGVSPSQIDVLVVNISMLTSAPSVAARIINHYKMRPDVKVYNLTGMGCSASLISINIVQNIFKNHKNLYALVVTSECLSPNWYTGNNRSMILANSLFRTGGCTILLTNKVALRGKAMLKLKCLVRTHHGGRDESYGCCIQMEDEHGRPGFHLGKNLPMAATRAFVDNLKQISPKILPVRELLRFSLASFLRRMRQSSSKGSPGGRPVINFKTGVDHFCLHTGGKAVIDGIGQSLNLSKYDLEPARMTLHRFGNTSASSLWYVLAYMEAKKRLKKGDKVFMISFGAGFKCNSCLWEVVRDLEGRNVWEHCIEGYPVETLTNPFMDKYGWINNEDPTTFKIPE from the exons ATGGACATCCTTATGTTGTTCCTGTACATGGTGCCGCTCTCCTACCTCTTGTTCAGGCTGGTCAAGATCGTTGAGCGGAGGCGGCACCAGTGCTGCTACATTCTGGACTTCGAATGCTACAAGCCCGGCGACGACAGAAAGCTCAGCACAGATTTCTGTGGCGAAGTCATGAAGAGGACCAAGAATCTGGGGCTCGATGAATTCAAGTTCCTCTTGAAAGCCGTGGTTGGTGCAGGCCTTGGGGAGGAGACCTATGCGCCGAGGATGGTGTTTGAGGGCCGGGAAAGCTGCCCCACCTTCGACGACGGCATCACCGAGATGGACGAGTTCTTCCACGACAACATCCAGAAACTTCTGGAGAGGTCCGGGGTTTCGCCTTCCCAGATCGATGTTCTTGTTGTGAACATCTCCATGCTTACTTCGGCCCCTTCTGTGGCTGCCAGAATCATCAATCACTACAAGATGAGGCCGGATGTTAAGGTTTACAATCTCACGGGAATGGGCTGCAGTGCCAGCCTTATATCCATCAACATTGTTCAGAACATCTTCAAGAACCACAAGAATCTCTATGCGCTTGTGGTCACATCCGAATGTCTGAGCCCCAATTGGTACACCGGCAATAACAGATCCATGATTCTGGCGAACAGCTTGTTCAG GACTGGGGGCTGTACAATTCTCTTGACCAACAAAGTAGCGCTAAGAGGCAAAGCCATGCTGAAACTCAAGTGCCTGGTCCGGACCCACCACGGCGGCAGAGACGAATCCTACGGCTGCTGCATCCAGATGGAAGACGAGCACGGCCGGCCGGGCTTCCACCTCGGCAAGAACCTTCCCATGGCCGCCACCCGGGCTTTCGTCGACAACCTCAAGCAGATCTCGCCCAAAATCCTCCCCGTAAGAGAGCTCCTCCGCTTCTCCCTCGCCTCGTTTCTCAGAAGAATGAGGCAGAGCTCCAGCAAGGGCTCCCCCGGCGGCCGACCGGTGATCAACTTCAAAACCGGGGTAGACCACTTTTGCCTCCACACGGGCGGGAAGGCGGTGATAGACGGAATAGGACAGAGCCTGAATCTGAGCAAGTATGATCTGGAGCCGGCCAGAATGACGCTCCATAGATTTGGGAACACATCGGCAAGCAGCCTCTGGTATGTGCTTGCTTACATGGAAGCCAAGAAAAGGTTGAAGAAAGGAGACAAAGTGTTCATGATCAGCTTTGGAGCTGGTTTCAAGTGCAACAGCTGTTTGTGGGAGGTGGTGAGAGATTTGGAGGGTAGAAATGTCTGGGAGCATTGCATTGAAGGGTACCCTGTAGAAACCCTAACCAACCCTTTCATGGACAAGTATGGCTGGATCAACAATGAAGATCCCACCACCTTCAAAATACCAGAgtaa
- the LOC127797278 gene encoding exocyst complex component EXO70H1, with product MQGGKGMRTGFFASSPSHSSYASSPMRRSPSPSPSPARKFSETIMEDNIRAAEAVVRKWSVEGSSSGRYSGNDSLFGGDRREAKDFLRSVKDLQTTMQFYVAEDSTSENLVQAQCLMQIAMRRLEKEFYQILSRNRECLDPESVSSRSSRASGRSSVSEFEGDMSEDDDQAAGGSVSEVESPSVLAMADLTEIANTMISSGYGKECVKIYKIIRRSIVDESLYYLGVEKLSLSQIQKMDWDAIELRIKSWLNAVKVAVKTLFLGERTLCDHVFSTGGRMAESCFAEIASEGAMTLFGFPELVAKYKKLSPEKMFRILDLYEAISDLWPEIESIFSLESVSAVRSQAIASLLKLGDAVRAMLSDFEMAIQKDTSKSPVPGGGFHPLTRYVMNYVVFLSDYSWILSDIVADWPLSVESPVLESYFSSPVSDDSPTTAISMRLAWLILVLLCKLDGKAKLYKDVPLSYLFLMNNLNYVISKVRTSNLVLLLGDDWLAKHEEKVKQYASNYERMAWNKVISSLPNSTDDISPEAARKCFGQFNSAFDEAYRKQTSWVVPDPKLRDEIKISLAKLIGPAYKSFYEKYQGMLRWEIGSSVRYVPDDLGNYLSDLFYGTLHSGNLSSSSSLSSSPLRTHRG from the coding sequence atgcagggGGGAAAAGGTATGAGGACTGGCTTCTTCGCTTCGTCACCCTCCCACTCTTCCTACGCCTCGTCGCCTATGCGAAGGTCGCCCTCCCCCTCTCCGTCGCCGGCAAGGAAGTTCTCGGAGACAATTATGGAGGATAACATTCGTGCGGCCGAGGCGGTTGTCAGGAAATGGAGTGTTGAGGGGAGCAGCTCAGGAAGATACAGCGGAAACGACTCGCTTTTCGGCGGAGACCGGAGGGAGGCGAAGGACTTCCTCAGGTCGGTGAAGGACTTGCAGACCACGATGCAGTTCTATGTTGCGGAGGATTCGACCTCCGAGAATCTAGTTCAGGCGCAGTGCTTGATGCAAATTGCGATGAGGAGGCTGGAGAAGGAGTTCTATCAGATTTTGTCCAGGAATCGGGAGTGTTTGGATCCGGAGTCGGTTTCCAGTCGGTCATCGCGAGCGTCGGGGAGGTCGAGCGTCTCGGAGTTTGAAGGCGATATGTCGGAGGATGATGATCAGGCAGCTGGCGGTTCCGTCTCTGAAGTCGAGAGCCCCTCGGTGCTCGCGATGGCAGATCTGACAGAGATTGCGAACACGATGATTTCGTCCGGCTACGGCAAAGAGTGCGTGAAGATTTACAAAATTATCCGGAGATCGATTGTTGACGAGAGCTTGTACTATCTAGGAGTCGAAAAGCTGAGTTTATCGCAAATTCAGAAAATGGATTGGGATGCGATCGAGCTGAGAATCAAGAGCTGGTTGAACGCGGTGAAGGTCGCCGTGAAGACGCTTTTCCTCGGGGAGAGAACCCTCTGCGACCATGTCTTCTCTACCGGTGGTAGAATGGCGGAGTCATGCTTTGCGGAGATCGCCAGCGAAGGTGCCATGACTCTGTTCGGATTCCCCGAACTCGTGGCAAAGTACAAGAAATTATCTCCAGAAAAAATGTTCCGCATACTGGACCTATACGAGGCAATCTCAGACCTCTGGCCGGAGATAGAGTCAATCTTCTCATTGGAATCAGTCTCTGCTGTCAGATCGCAGGCCATCGCGTCTCTCCTCAAGCTCGGCGACGCTGTTCGTGCTATGCTTTCAGACTTCGAGATGGCAATCCAGAAGGACACCTCCAAATCTCCTGTTCCCGGAGGTGGCTTTCATCCTCTGACGCGTTACGTCATGAATTATGTCGTTTTCCTCTCTGATTACAGCTGGATACTCTCCGACATAGTCGCAGATTGGCCTCTCTCGGTAGAGTCGCCAGTGCTAGAATCTTACTTCTCAAGCCCCGTCTCCGACGACAGTCCGACGACGGCGATATCAATGCGCCTGGCCTGGCTCATCCTCGTCCTCCTCTGCAAGCTCGATGGCAAAGCCAAACTCTACAAAGACGTGCCACTATCCTATCTCTTCTTGATGAACAATCTGAACTACGTCATTTCGAAGGTCCGCACGTCGAACCTAGTGCTGCTCTTAGGAGACGACTGGTTGGCCAAGCACGAGGAGAAGGTGAAACAGTACGCCTCGAACTACGAGCGAATGGCCTGGAACAAGGTGATCTCATCGTTGCCAAATTCGACCGATGACATTTCACCGGAAGCAGCGAGAAAGTGCTTCGGCCAATTCAACTCCGCCTTCGACGAGGCGTACAGAAAACAAACCTCTTGGGTGGTACCCGACCCGAAACTCCGTGACGAGATCAAGATCTCACTCGCAAAATTGATAGGGCCAGCTTACAAGTCCTTTTACGAAAAATACCAGGGGATGCTTCGGTGGGAGATAGGTTCTTCCGTCAGATATGTCCCTGACGATCTGGGGAATTACTTGTCGGACCTGTTCTATGGGACCCTACATTCCGGGAATCTGTCATCCTCATCTTCTTTGTCATCATCGCCGTTGCGAACACATCGAGGTTGA
- the LOC127808932 gene encoding dirigent protein 25: MELMPSHYLKCMVSLFLLALAVTCVTSARVLDEVAQDNPDIAPGAPVSTVTPVAATPSAATSIVAGAAGPDHTLTFFMHDILGGSNPTATAVTGVVNNPAVNGQVAFAKPNGAILPVNNGVPVNNANSGIINNNNIPFLTGLSGTTPNLLQNNGNNVNGGVGFPAVNGVQLPSGPALQKLMFGTMTVFDDELTEGHEMGSGLVGKAQGFYVSSSVDGTSQTMAFTTMFASGGYADGLSFFGIHRTAVSESHLAVMGGTGKYVNARGHAIVKTFPAVNQHNTDGVESVLEMTVYLTY; this comes from the coding sequence ATGGAACTCATGCCCAGTCATTACCTCAAGTGCATGGTCTCCCTATTCCTCCTTGCCCTTGCAGTTACATGTGTAACCTCAGCTCGGGTCCTCGATGAGGTGGCACAAGACAACCCTGACATTGCACCTGGGGCTCCTGTTTCCACTGTCACCCCTGTGGCTGCTACTCCATCTGCTGCAACTAGCATCGTGGCTGGCGCAGCAGGCCCTGATCACACACTGACATTCTTCATGCATGACATACTTGGTGGCTCAAATCCTACAGCCACAGCAGTGACTGGTGTGGTAAACAATCCTGCCGTCAACGGTCAAGTCGCCTTTGCCAAGCCTAATGGTGCCATCCTCCCTGTCAATAACGGCGTTCCTGTCAATAATGCCAATAGTGGCATtattaacaacaacaacattcCCTTCCTTACTGGCCTCAGTGGAACCACGCCAAATCTCCTCCAAAACAACGGAAACAATGTCAATGGAGGGGTTGGATTCCCGGCTGTAAATGGCGTGCAGCTCCCTTCTGGGCCGGCGCTCCAGAAGCTCATGTTTGGGACCATGACAGTGTTTGACGATGAACTGACTGAAGGGCACGAGATGGGGTCTGGCTTGGTTGGTAAGGCTCAGGGTTTCTACGTTTCCAGTTCAGTGGATGGTACCAGCCAGACCATGGCTTTCACCACCATGTTTGCCAGTGGAGGTTATGCTGATGGTCTGAGTTTTTTCGGCATCCACCGAACTGCTGTCTCAGAATCCCACCTTGCAGTCATGGGCGGCACTGGGAAGTATGTGAACGCCAGGGGCCATGCCATTGTCAAGACCTTCCCAGCTGTGAACCAGCATAACACTGATGGGGTGGAGAGCGTGCTCGAGATGACTGTTTACCTAACTTACTAG
- the LOC127814216 gene encoding 60S ribosomal protein L35-like isoform X2, with protein MARIKVHELRQKTKAELLAQLKDLKAELSLLRVAKVTGGAPNKLSKIKVVRLSIAQVLTVISQKQKAALREVYKNKKYLPLDLRPKKTRAIRRRLTKHQVVWIL; from the exons aTGG CAAGAATAAAGGTGCACGAGCTGAGGCAGAAGACCAAGGCGGAGCTGTTGGCGCAGTTGAAGGATCTGAAAGCGGAGCTTTCTCTGCTCCGCGTGGCCAAGGTCACCGGCGGCGCTCCAAACAAGCTCTCCAAGATCAAGGTGGTTCGGCTGTCTATAGCGCAGGTTTTGACGGTGATCTCGCAGAAGCAGAAGGCAGCTCTCCGAGAGGTCTACAAGAACAAGAAGTACCTCCCCCTTGATCTCCGTCCCAAGAAGACCCGAGCCATCCGCCGTCGCCTCACCAAGCACCAG GTTGTTTGGATCCTCTGA
- the LOC127814216 gene encoding 60S ribosomal protein L35-like isoform X1, producing the protein MARIKVHELRQKTKAELLAQLKDLKAELSLLRVAKVTGGAPNKLSKIKVVRLSIAQVLTVISQKQKAALREVYKNKKYLPLDLRPKKTRAIRRRLTKHQASLKTEREKKREMYYPMRKYAIKV; encoded by the exons aTGG CAAGAATAAAGGTGCACGAGCTGAGGCAGAAGACCAAGGCGGAGCTGTTGGCGCAGTTGAAGGATCTGAAAGCGGAGCTTTCTCTGCTCCGCGTGGCCAAGGTCACCGGCGGCGCTCCAAACAAGCTCTCCAAGATCAAGGTGGTTCGGCTGTCTATAGCGCAGGTTTTGACGGTGATCTCGCAGAAGCAGAAGGCAGCTCTCCGAGAGGTCTACAAGAACAAGAAGTACCTCCCCCTTGATCTCCGTCCCAAGAAGACCCGAGCCATCCGCCGTCGCCTCACCAAGCACCAG GCGTCATTGAAGAcagaaagggagaagaagagggagatgTACTATCCCATGAGGAAGTATGCCATCAAGGTTTAG
- the LOC127814209 gene encoding protein SODIUM POTASSIUM ROOT DEFECTIVE 1-like yields MKGIDFSCASPASTAICSSLDQAAMVRHGTRPVSRHGHHLDGWRKGLNHAPCTSQLPFDPKPYYQKNRRSSAKQGEPRRNSSADVSNLASPPGSSRYLLSDSPFLDLLSDSDHSKALVPSQCSTRPRHMSSNHSPCFKSSSTNSRHSDHDKALVIPSHRQLHSNDSPSLTSSTPRQRQLHSIDSPSLKSSTPRQRQLRSIESPSLKSSTTHPRPHDQVVELRVSIHCKGCEGKVRKHISRMEGVTSFSIDLASKKVTIIGNVTPLGVLTSISKVKYAQFWPSPTSSSLLSP; encoded by the exons ATGAAAGGCATAGACTTCTCCTGTGCATCTCCAGCTTCCACAGCCATATGTTCAAGCCTGGATCAGGCTGCTATGGTCCGACATGGCACTAGGCCGGTCAGCCGCCACGGCCACCATCTTGATGGCTGGAGAAAAGGCTTAAATCATGCCCCTTGCACATCTCAGCTACCCTTTGATCCCAAGCCTTACTATCAGAAAAACCGAAGAAGTTCTGCTAAGCAGGGTGAGCCGAGGAGGAATAGCTCAGCTGATGTGAGTAACCTGGCCAGTCCTCCTGGTTCTTCTAGGTATCTCCTAAGTGACAGTCCGTTCTTGGACTTGTTATCCGATTCAGATCATTCGAAAGCATTGGTTCCTAGCCAGTGCTCGACAAGGCCAAGGCATATGAGTTCGAACCATTCTCCATGTTTCAAGTCTTCATCAACCAATTCCCGCCATTCAGATCACGACAAAGCATTGGTTATTCCTAGCCACAGGCAGCTGCACTCTAATGATTCTCCATCTTTAACATCTTCAACTCCTCGCCAGAGGCAACTGCATTCCATTGATTCTCCATCTTTAAAATCTTCAACTCCTCGCCAGAGGCAACTGCGGTCTATTGAGTCTCCATCATTAAAATCTTCAACAACTCATCCTCGCCCCCACGATCAG GTTGTGGAATTAAGGGTATCAATCCATTGCAAGGGCTGTGAAGGAAAAGTCAGAAAACACATCTCTAGAATGGAAG GTGTGACATCTTTTAGCATAGATTTGGCCTCAAAGAAGGTGACTATCATCGGGAACGTGACACCGTTGGGAGTACTCACAAGCATTTCGAAGGTGAAGTACGCGCAGTTTTGGCCATCTCCAACTTCATCATCTTTGCTCTCACCATGA